One Mercurialis annua linkage group LG3, ddMerAnnu1.2, whole genome shotgun sequence DNA window includes the following coding sequences:
- the LOC126675450 gene encoding uncharacterized protein LOC126675450 encodes MMSGGNYTSLDNQKVSGSVAAVPDPGHVSVKFSDSTLQTFPPSSAQGKISGGSYPPRDADDTFSKPSSGSDEPQQGGWFRTFTVAAYKPYFDVDTSDVIERIKDSLFPFRGTFTEKTTANPDLYGPFWICTTLIFVAAAIGTFVTYIAHKLQHKKWEYDINLVTWSAGVFYGYVTVIPLGLYVILKYFSAPSGLAQLFCLYGYSLFVFIPALCLSIVPLEIFRWVIAGVAGFMSATFVALNLRTHIKSAGESWVLIVAGIFLLQLALAVVLKLYLFTVTV; translated from the exons ATGATGTCCGGTGGCAATTACACAAGCCTCGATAATCAAAAAGTCTCCGGATCTGTAGCT GCTGTTCCAGATCCAGGCCACGTTTCCGTCAAATTTTCAG ATTCAACTCTTCAGACATTTCCTCCATCCAGTGCACAAGGAAAAATCTCTGGCGGTTCTTATCCGCCTCGTGACGCTGATg ATACATTTTCAAAACCTAGTTCTGGTTCTGATGAACCCCAGCAAGGTGGTTGGTTTCGGACATTCACAGTTGCTGCATATAAACCATACTTTGATGTTGACACTTCAGATGTTATAGAAAGAATTAAAGATTCTCTTTTTCCATTCAGAGGAACCTTTACAGAGAAAACGACTGCTAACCCAGATTT GTATGGACCATTTTGGATATGTACTACCCTAATTTTTGTAGCAGCTGCAATCGGTACTTTTGTGACGTATATAGCTCACAAATTGCAGCATAAGAAATGGGAATATGACATAAATCTGGTGACGTGGTCTGCTGGTGTGTTCTATGGCTATGTCACCGTTATTCCTCTTGGATTGTATGTAATCCTCAAGTATTTCTCAGCACCATCAGGCCTTGCGCAGTTATTTTGTCTTTATGGCTACTCCCTGTTTGTCTTTATTCCAGCACTG TGTCTCTCGATTGTGCCTCTGGAAATTTTCAGATGGGTAATCGCAGGTGTGGCAGGGTTTATGTCAGCAACCTTCGTGGCGCTGAATCTCCGAACTCATATTAAGTCTGCAGGTGAAAGTTGGGTTTTGATTGTGGCTGGCATCTTTCTATTGCAGCTGGCACTGGCTGTGGTTTTGAAGCTTTATTTGTTTACTGTTACAGTATGA
- the LOC126673141 gene encoding uncharacterized protein LOC126673141 isoform X1, which yields MVMDESFFGEFTFAPSNHTVHSNPSPINGRDSSSVSAAAIPDDDDWGDFIINSGGLAHTQSLPRFSKPLDHHQNFKIEEDSSELDQPGSAPGRFNSGSVQWEKPKGALPLSIFGFEEEEEEETVKSGGDAASFTDYSKNNNNNNVNKGSGLIDVNDLIVNLYNNNNKQNDFSKEVKLDSQVIDSNGENDLKSNLDWDPLNVNLNKERNSVGNGASLGFDSNNAADEDEDDEGWEFKDAQDISKTNQVDTEIGMPSAPNVNGFGANWNDGWNLTVNGDASSLNSLSKSPVDGNDKELDNAAGDDGWEYMGSDSKLQVGDDKVKTKHVPAASYSMSLPKWDVLFSDSSRVEVDEKHFNGNSTDEKDSGGSDEWDFKGAETVLQMKTENSLKLNSNWANSTCNGSSLDGSMHTNLNGMNLDEKQENLNLFGKSEDFGDDDGWEFTSAEAASRPGDRNTKDDGRMPENLEGAAYRFGFGSGVQVSGDLLGASQETSQKSGESNFEFDFDMLNENNQNDTVNGFHIFPVNGKVGSDENSWPSKDAFSEIGSGDKEEPMVLEGFATVEASIFDSKFQGNKVIADNHKGALPLSIFGDEEKETDHSVIHQDISTQMSTNNLRDSVKNPHLDMSIKDLISSLYCQAEQNDSVNNAQNLSENGLDSDETATASELANANPDPDDDSWEFQDAATGAEVEDPAFVLGLGESHTKYSNKEELNDYVQFFSKLKEKLQFAAVFHFENLKKAQNTAALAGEDADVQALDKKIQDIKNEIHQDSIFSSEIPSDNHSPGDASLSAFIEILREPNFRVFESEYQLSKKLELAENNLRSAIELLKYVASTLQILKSVSKEGQSNYISAWFKMLFICLQELRHGAFIWKQALQENVHDQLLTNPRGKKYVVALGEIYRVVEVLGSSIKLYKPWILSSSLDHTSIFTLISECSSIWTSSGLQEALCSILNSDDFEDDGNRKELLDSINYIHDLDVDRLYNHVFLEQGPTCQMSALAAGTFPGMKTVVWDGQHCFLSLANLWGNLVSSDPLNLPCIHVG from the exons ATGGTAATGGACGAGAGCTTCTTCGGCGAATTCACCTTCGCGCCATCAAATCACACCGTCCATTCCAATCCATCGCCGATCAACGGCCGAGATTCATCTTCAGTTTCCGCCGCTGCCATCCCGGACGATGATGACTGGGGAGATTTCATTATCAATTCCGGTGGACTGGCGCATACTCAGTCACTACCTAGATTCTCCAAACCGCTAGATCATCAtcagaattttaaaattgaagaaGATTCATCGGAATTAGACCAGCCTGGTTCTGCTCCGGGTCGGTTCAATTCAGGTTCGGTTCAATGGGAGAAACCTAAAGGTGCGTTGCCTCTATCTATCTTTGGAttcgaagaagaagaagaagaagaaacggTGAAATCAGGTGGTGATGCGGCGTCGTTTACCGATTACAGTAagaacaacaataataataatgttaacAAAGGATCAGGTTTGATTGATGTGAatgatttaattgttaatttatataataacaataacaaaCAGAATGATTTTAGTAAAGAAGTAAAATTAGATTCGCAAGTGATTGACTCGAATGGtgaaaatgatttgaaatcGAATTTGGATTGGGATCCGCTGAATGTGAATTTGAATAAAGAGCGAAATTCTGTCGGAAACGGAGCTAGTTTAGGGTTTGATAGTAACAATGCTGCTGATGAGGATGAGGATGATGAGGGATGGGAGTTTAAGGATGCACAAGATATTTCTAAG ACGAACCAGGTCGACACTGAGATTGGGATGCCGTCAGCTCCTAATGTTAATGGATTTGGTGCAAATTGGAATGATGGGTGGAATCTTACTGTTAATGGTGATGCTTCAAGCTTAAATTCTTTGAGTAAGAGTCCTGTTGATGGAAATGATAAAGAACTTGATAATGCTGCTGGTGATGATGGGTGGGAATATATGGGCTCAGATTCAAAACTGCAGGTTGGAGATGATAAG GTTAAGACCAAACATGTTCCAGCTGCAAGTTACAGTATGTCTCTTCCAAAATGGGATGTCTTATTTTCAGATTCAAGTAGGGTGGAAGTGGATGAGAAACATTTTAATGGAAACTCAACTGATGAAAAGGACTCTGGCGGTTCTGATGAATGGGACTTCAAGGGCGCAGAAACAGTATTACAG ATGAAGACTGAAAATTCACTGAAGCTGAATTCCAATTGGGCAAATTCCACCTGTAATGGGTCGAGTTTGGATGGAAGTATGCATACAAATTTAAATGGGATGAATTTAGATGAAAAGCAAGAGAACTTGAATTTATTTGGAAAAAGTGAGGATTTTGGGGACGACGACGGATGGGAATTCACGTCAGCAGAAGCAGCATCCAGGCCTGGGGACAGAAATACTAAG GATGATGGGAGAATGCCGGAAAATTTAGAGGGAGCCGCATACAGATTTGGTTTTGGCAGTGGCGTTCAAGTTAGTGGTGATTTACTTGGTGCTTCGCAAGAAACTTCTCAAAAATCAGGTGAATCAAACTTTGAATTTGATTTCGACATGTTGAATGAAAATAACCAGAATGACACTGTAAATGGATTCCATATTTTCCCAGTTAATGGGAAAGTTGGTTCTGATGAAAATTCCTGGCCGTCCAAGGATGCATTTTCGGAAATTGGATCAGGGGATAAG GAAGAACCAATGGTTCTTGAAGGTTTTGCTACCGTGGAGGCTTCCATATTTGATAGTAAATTCCAG GGGAACAAGGTAATTGCGGACAATCACAAAGGAGCTTTGCCCTTGTCTATCTTTGGTGATGAAGAAAAGGAAACAGATCATTCTGTGATCCATCAAGACATTTCAACCCAAATGTCCACCAACAACCTAAGAGATAGTGTTAAGAATCCCCATTTAGATATGTCTATCAAGGATCTAATATCAAGTTTATACTGTCAAGCAGAGCAGAATGATTCAGTTAATAATGCTCAAAACTTGAGTGAAAACGGACTGGATTCCGATGAAACTGCAACCGCCTCTGAATTAGCAAATGCTAATCCTGATCCTGATGATGATTCTTGGGAGTTTCAAGATGCTGCAACAGGAGCAGAAGTTGAAGATCCAGCATTTGTTCTTGGTCTTGGAGAGTCTCATACAAAATATTCAAACAAAGAAGAGCTAAATGATTATGTACAGTTCTTCTCAAAATTGAAGGAAAAATTGCAGTTTGCGGCAGTTTTCCATTTTGAAAATCTAAAG AAAGCTCAAAACACTGCTGCTCTTGCTGGTGAAGATGCTGATGTACAAGCtcttgataaaaaaatacaG gatattaaaaatgaaattcatcAAGATAGCATTTTCTCCAGTGAAATTCCCTCAGACAATCACTCACCGGGAGATGCAAGTCTCAGTGCCTTTATTGAAATTCTGCGAGAGCCAAATTTCCGTGTTTTCGAGTCTGAATATCAACTGTCGAAGAAACTGGAACTA GCAGAGAACAATTTGAGATCAGCAATTGAACTCCTCAAATATGTGGCCTCAACACTACAAATTTTAAAGTCAGTGTCAAAGGAGGGGCAATCTAATTACATTTCTGCATGGTTCAAAATGCTGTTTATTTGTCTTCAAGAATTGAGACATGGTGCCTTCATTTGGAAGCAAGCTTTGCAAGAAAATGTCCATGACCAATTATTGACCAATCCACGAG GCAAGAAGTATGTCGTTGCCCTTGGTGAAATTTACAGAGTTGTTGAAGTTCTTGGATCCTCCATCAAACTTTATAAGCCATGGATTTTATCAAGCTCATTGGATCACACAAGCATTTTTACTCTTATAAGCGAGTGCTCTTCCATATGGACAAGTTCAGGACTCCAAGAAGCTCTATGTAGCATTTTAAATTCGGATGATTTTGAAGATGATGGAAATCGCAAGGAATTACTagattcaatcaattatattcaTGATCTTGATGTGGACAGACTTTACAATCATGTTTTCTTGGAACAAGGCCCTACCTGTCAAATGTCAGCTTTAGCTGCAGGAACATTCCCAG GGATGAAAACAGTAGTCTGGGATGGACAGCATTGCTTTCTCTCTCTGGCCAATTTATGGGGAAATTTAGTTAGCAGTGACCCTCTGAACTTGCCATGCATACACGTTGGCTAA
- the LOC126674547 gene encoding uncharacterized GPI-anchored protein At3g06035-like: protein MASLKFNLVVFLLFHAVFLLPSPVLSDDKEDSVLQGINSYRTSLKLPTLTKNDKAECLADEIADKLEDQPCTTAGANSVQLSNYPELLSKCGIDVNNTRDGAVLPVCVPKLVPTLVLTNYTHSPYGKYVNDSRFTGAGLGSEDDWMVLVLSTNNPSGSFAGANSLVSKIGLGHCLMSLLLGVMLVYIVY, encoded by the exons ATGGCTTCTCTCAAATTCAACCTCGTCGTCTTTCTGCTGTTTCACGCCGTTTTCCTGCTTCCTTCACCGGTTCTCTCCGATG ATAAAGAAGACAGTGTTCTTCAGGGGATCAACAGTTACAGAACCTCCCTGAAACTTCCCACGCTCACCAAGAACGACAAGGCGGAGTGCCTGGCTGACGAAATCGCCGACAAATTGGAAGATCAACCGTGTACGACCGCCGGCGCTAACTCCGTTCAACTATCAAACTACCCTGAACTGCTATCAAAATGCGGCATCGACGTTAACAACACTAGAGACGGTGCCGTTTTACCTGTGTGCGTACCCAAGTTGGTTCCGACTCTTGTTCTCACTAATTATACCCATTCTCCGTATGGGAAATACGTAAATGATTCGAGGTTTACTGGGGCGGGTCTTGGGTCCGAAGATGACTGGATGGTTCTTGTTCTCAGCACTAACAATCCTTCAGGTAGCTTCGCCGGAGCAAACAGTTTGGTTTCGAAGATTGGTTTAGGCCATTGTTTGATGTCTTTGTTGTTGGGGGTTATGCTTGTTTATATTGTCTATTAA
- the LOC126673141 gene encoding uncharacterized protein LOC126673141 isoform X2 has protein sequence MVMDESFFGEFTFAPSNHTVHSNPSPINGRDSSSVSAAAIPDDDDWGDFIINSGGLAHTQSLPRFSKPLDHHQNFKIEEDSSELDQPGSAPGRFNSGSVQWEKPKGALPLSIFGFEEEEEEETVKSGGDAASFTDYSKNNNNNNVNKGSGLIDVNDLIVNLYNNNNKQNDFSKEVKLDSQVIDSNGENDLKSNLDWDPLNVNLNKERNSVGNGASLGFDSNNAADEDEDDEGWEFKDAQDISKTNQVDTEIGMPSAPNVNGFGANWNDGWNLTVNGDASSLNSLSKSPVDGNDKELDNAAGDDGWEYMGSDSKLQVGDDKVKTKHVPAASYSMSLPKWDVLFSDSSRVEVDEKHFNGNSTDEKDSGGSDEWDFKGAETVLQMKTENSLKLNSNWANSTCNGSSLDGSMHTNLNGMNLDEKQENLNLFGKSEDFGDDDGWEFTSAEAASRPGDRNTKDDGRMPENLEGAAYRFGFGSGVQVSGDLLGASQETSQKSGESNFEFDFDMLNENNQNDTVNGFHIFPVNGKVGSDENSWPSKDAFSEIGSGDKEEPMVLEGFATVEASIFDSKFQGNKVIADNHKGALPLSIFGDEEKETDHSVIHQDISTQMSTNNLRDSVKNPHLDMSIKDLISSLYCQAEQNDSVNNAQNLSENGLDSDETATASELANANPDPDDDSWEFQDAATGAEVEDPAFVLGLGESHTKYSNKEELNDYVQFFSKLKEKLQFAAVFHFENLKKAQNTAALAGEDADVQALDKKIQDIKNEIHQDSIFSSEIPSDNHSPGDASLSAFIEILREPNFRVFESEYQLSKKLELAENNLRSAIELLKYVASTLQILKSVSKEGQSNYISAWFKMLFICLQELRHGAFIWKQALQENVHDQLLTNPRGKLQARSMSLPLVKFTELLKFLDPPSNFISHGFYQAHWITQAFLLL, from the exons ATGGTAATGGACGAGAGCTTCTTCGGCGAATTCACCTTCGCGCCATCAAATCACACCGTCCATTCCAATCCATCGCCGATCAACGGCCGAGATTCATCTTCAGTTTCCGCCGCTGCCATCCCGGACGATGATGACTGGGGAGATTTCATTATCAATTCCGGTGGACTGGCGCATACTCAGTCACTACCTAGATTCTCCAAACCGCTAGATCATCAtcagaattttaaaattgaagaaGATTCATCGGAATTAGACCAGCCTGGTTCTGCTCCGGGTCGGTTCAATTCAGGTTCGGTTCAATGGGAGAAACCTAAAGGTGCGTTGCCTCTATCTATCTTTGGAttcgaagaagaagaagaagaagaaacggTGAAATCAGGTGGTGATGCGGCGTCGTTTACCGATTACAGTAagaacaacaataataataatgttaacAAAGGATCAGGTTTGATTGATGTGAatgatttaattgttaatttatataataacaataacaaaCAGAATGATTTTAGTAAAGAAGTAAAATTAGATTCGCAAGTGATTGACTCGAATGGtgaaaatgatttgaaatcGAATTTGGATTGGGATCCGCTGAATGTGAATTTGAATAAAGAGCGAAATTCTGTCGGAAACGGAGCTAGTTTAGGGTTTGATAGTAACAATGCTGCTGATGAGGATGAGGATGATGAGGGATGGGAGTTTAAGGATGCACAAGATATTTCTAAG ACGAACCAGGTCGACACTGAGATTGGGATGCCGTCAGCTCCTAATGTTAATGGATTTGGTGCAAATTGGAATGATGGGTGGAATCTTACTGTTAATGGTGATGCTTCAAGCTTAAATTCTTTGAGTAAGAGTCCTGTTGATGGAAATGATAAAGAACTTGATAATGCTGCTGGTGATGATGGGTGGGAATATATGGGCTCAGATTCAAAACTGCAGGTTGGAGATGATAAG GTTAAGACCAAACATGTTCCAGCTGCAAGTTACAGTATGTCTCTTCCAAAATGGGATGTCTTATTTTCAGATTCAAGTAGGGTGGAAGTGGATGAGAAACATTTTAATGGAAACTCAACTGATGAAAAGGACTCTGGCGGTTCTGATGAATGGGACTTCAAGGGCGCAGAAACAGTATTACAG ATGAAGACTGAAAATTCACTGAAGCTGAATTCCAATTGGGCAAATTCCACCTGTAATGGGTCGAGTTTGGATGGAAGTATGCATACAAATTTAAATGGGATGAATTTAGATGAAAAGCAAGAGAACTTGAATTTATTTGGAAAAAGTGAGGATTTTGGGGACGACGACGGATGGGAATTCACGTCAGCAGAAGCAGCATCCAGGCCTGGGGACAGAAATACTAAG GATGATGGGAGAATGCCGGAAAATTTAGAGGGAGCCGCATACAGATTTGGTTTTGGCAGTGGCGTTCAAGTTAGTGGTGATTTACTTGGTGCTTCGCAAGAAACTTCTCAAAAATCAGGTGAATCAAACTTTGAATTTGATTTCGACATGTTGAATGAAAATAACCAGAATGACACTGTAAATGGATTCCATATTTTCCCAGTTAATGGGAAAGTTGGTTCTGATGAAAATTCCTGGCCGTCCAAGGATGCATTTTCGGAAATTGGATCAGGGGATAAG GAAGAACCAATGGTTCTTGAAGGTTTTGCTACCGTGGAGGCTTCCATATTTGATAGTAAATTCCAG GGGAACAAGGTAATTGCGGACAATCACAAAGGAGCTTTGCCCTTGTCTATCTTTGGTGATGAAGAAAAGGAAACAGATCATTCTGTGATCCATCAAGACATTTCAACCCAAATGTCCACCAACAACCTAAGAGATAGTGTTAAGAATCCCCATTTAGATATGTCTATCAAGGATCTAATATCAAGTTTATACTGTCAAGCAGAGCAGAATGATTCAGTTAATAATGCTCAAAACTTGAGTGAAAACGGACTGGATTCCGATGAAACTGCAACCGCCTCTGAATTAGCAAATGCTAATCCTGATCCTGATGATGATTCTTGGGAGTTTCAAGATGCTGCAACAGGAGCAGAAGTTGAAGATCCAGCATTTGTTCTTGGTCTTGGAGAGTCTCATACAAAATATTCAAACAAAGAAGAGCTAAATGATTATGTACAGTTCTTCTCAAAATTGAAGGAAAAATTGCAGTTTGCGGCAGTTTTCCATTTTGAAAATCTAAAG AAAGCTCAAAACACTGCTGCTCTTGCTGGTGAAGATGCTGATGTACAAGCtcttgataaaaaaatacaG gatattaaaaatgaaattcatcAAGATAGCATTTTCTCCAGTGAAATTCCCTCAGACAATCACTCACCGGGAGATGCAAGTCTCAGTGCCTTTATTGAAATTCTGCGAGAGCCAAATTTCCGTGTTTTCGAGTCTGAATATCAACTGTCGAAGAAACTGGAACTA GCAGAGAACAATTTGAGATCAGCAATTGAACTCCTCAAATATGTGGCCTCAACACTACAAATTTTAAAGTCAGTGTCAAAGGAGGGGCAATCTAATTACATTTCTGCATGGTTCAAAATGCTGTTTATTTGTCTTCAAGAATTGAGACATGGTGCCTTCATTTGGAAGCAAGCTTTGCAAGAAAATGTCCATGACCAATTATTGACCAATCCACGAG GTAAACTGCAGGCAAGAAGTATGTCGTTGCCCTTGGTGAAATTTACAGAGTTGTTGAAGTTCTTGGATCCTCCATCAAACTTTATAAGCCATGGATTTTATCAAGCTCATTGGATCACACAAGCATTTTTACTCTTATAA
- the LOC126675496 gene encoding peroxisomal adenine nucleotide carrier 1 yields the protein MGVDLESLSEATSGAIGSLLSTTILYPLDTCKTKYQAEVRAHGQRKYRHLSDVLLEAISNGRIFSLYQGLWTKNLQSFISQFVYFYGYSYFKRLYLTKSGSKRIGTKANLVIAAVAGACTAIATQPLDTAASRMQTSAFGKSKGLWQTLTEGTWSDAFDGLGISLLLTSNPAIQYTVFDQLKQKHLAGKQNASDNSSSAKALSAFSAFVLGAVSKSIATVITYPAIRCKVMIQAADDEDDESKKKTQPKSIKTVPVVVQAIWKREGLLGFFKGLQAQILKTVLSSALLLMIKEKISRNTWVVILAVTRYLLIPTNRIKKE from the exons ATGGGTGTTGATCTTGAATCTTTATCCGAGGCCACCTCAGGTGCCATTGGTTCTTTACTCAGTACTACCATTTTATACCCTCTTGATACTTGTAAAACCAAATACCAAGCCGAGGTTCGTGCTCATGGTCAGCGTAAATACAG GCACCTTTCTGATGTTTTATTGGAAGCTATATCCAACGGACGGATATTTTCACTATACCAAGGCCTATGGACAAAAAATTTGCAGTCTTTCATTTCACAGTTTGTCTACTTCTACGGGTATAGCTACTTTAAAAGACTGTATCTGACAAAAAGTGGTTCCAAAAGGATTGGAACAAAAGCAAACTTGGTTATTGCTGCTGTTGCTGGCGCTTGCACCGCCATTGCCACTCAG CCCCTAGATACTGCTGCCTCAAGAATGCAGACAAGTGCCTTTGGCAAATCAAAAGGGCTATGGCAGACATTGACTGAAGGCACGTGGAGCGATGCGTTTGATGGCCTTGGCATATCGCTTCTGCTTACCTCTAATCCCGCAATCCAG TATACAGTGTTTGATCAGCTCAAACAAAAACATCTAGCGGGAAAACAAAATGCATCAGACAATAGTTCGTCTGCGAAAGCCCTGTCTGCCTTCTCTGCTTTTGTTTTAGGTGCAGTTTCAAAAAGTATCGCTACAGTCATTACATATCCAGCGATTAG GTGTAAGGTAATGATTCAAGCAGCTGACGACGAAGACGACGAGAGTAAGAAAAAAACTCAACCAAAATCGATCAAAACAGTGCCCGTAGTTGTGCAAGCGATCTGGAAGCGCGAAGGACTTTTGGGATTCTTCAAGGGACTACAAGCTCAGATCTTGAAGACGGTACTGAGCTCAGCATTGCTTCTGATGATCAAAGAGAAAATTTCCAGAAATACTTGGGTTGTCATTCTGGCAGTCACAAGGTATTTATTGATCCCGACGAACAGAATAAAAAAAGAGTGA